One Acidimicrobiales bacterium genomic window carries:
- a CDS encoding SelB C-terminal domain-containing protein: GAVEAAAAVVARLLADRPGGVTVAEVRDALGTTRKHALPLLAHLDATGVTRRRGDLRVAGPRLPAV, from the coding sequence GGGCGCCGTCGAGGCGGCGGCCGCGGTCGTCGCCCGCCTGCTGGCCGACCGGCCGGGCGGGGTCACGGTGGCCGAGGTGCGCGACGCGCTCGGGACGACGAGGAAGCACGCCCTGCCCCTCCTCGCCCACCTCGACGCCACCGGGGTCACCCGGCGGCGGGGCGACCTCAGGGTCGCCGGCCCCCGCCTGCCCGCCGTCTAG
- a CDS encoding alpha/beta hydrolase translates to MASPASADDGDDADPAAVAPNLGAGLSWRRTWVDDRPALYAVGGEGLPVLFLHGWALGHRSYRGALHRLLGMGCRVHAPALPGFGGTADLPGRSFSLGGYAEWADRFLDAVGVDEPALVVGHSFGGGVAIKLAAEHPDRVSSLALVNSIGGSAWKEGRRVRSMAERPLWDWGLHFPSDVWPLPQATRILPVMLEEALPNLVRNPMAIWRVAQLARRADLTRDLEALKERGLPVAVIWGRRDGVITKASFEALCRALGCEGEVVEGSHSWLLADPDTFGEVITNVVAVAKVARELEEDDAAARRTGFLGRSRRRPRTLRTVAGATPADEVDEDDAADEAEQA, encoded by the coding sequence ATGGCGAGCCCGGCCAGCGCGGACGACGGCGACGACGCCGATCCAGCGGCGGTCGCGCCCAACCTGGGCGCCGGCCTGTCGTGGCGGCGCACCTGGGTTGACGACCGCCCGGCGCTGTACGCGGTCGGTGGTGAGGGCCTCCCGGTCCTGTTCCTCCACGGGTGGGCCCTCGGGCACCGCAGCTACCGGGGCGCGCTCCACCGCCTGCTCGGCATGGGCTGCCGGGTCCACGCGCCCGCCCTGCCCGGCTTCGGCGGCACCGCCGACCTGCCCGGCCGCTCGTTCTCGCTCGGCGGCTACGCCGAGTGGGCCGACCGCTTCCTCGACGCCGTCGGCGTCGACGAGCCCGCCCTCGTCGTCGGCCACAGCTTCGGCGGCGGCGTCGCCATCAAGCTGGCCGCCGAGCACCCCGACCGGGTGTCCTCGCTGGCGCTCGTCAACTCCATCGGCGGGTCGGCGTGGAAGGAGGGCCGGAGGGTCCGGTCGATGGCCGAGCGGCCGCTGTGGGACTGGGGGCTGCACTTCCCGAGCGACGTCTGGCCCCTTCCCCAGGCCACGAGGATCCTCCCGGTCATGCTCGAGGAGGCCCTGCCCAACCTCGTGCGCAACCCGATGGCCATCTGGCGGGTGGCCCAGCTGGCCCGGCGGGCCGACCTGACGAGGGACCTCGAGGCGCTGAAGGAGCGGGGCCTGCCGGTGGCGGTCATCTGGGGCCGGCGGGACGGGGTGATCACCAAGGCCTCGTTCGAGGCGCTGTGCCGGGCCCTCGGCTGCGAGGGCGAGGTGGTCGAGGGCAGCCACTCCTGGCTGCTGGCCGACCCCGACACGTTCGGCGAGGTCATCACCAACGTGGTCGCCGTGGCCAAGGTGGCGAGGGAGCTGGAGGAGGACGACGCCGCCGCCCGCCGCACCGGCTTCCTCGGCCGGTCCCGGCGCCGGCCCCGCACCCTGCGCACGGTCGCCGGCGCCACCCCGGCCGACGAGGTTGACGAGGACGACGCAGCCGACGAGGCCGAGCAGGCCTAG
- a CDS encoding WhiB family transcriptional regulator — protein MSALGVEESWQVRAACRGPQAAVFFPPAHFERKEEKLHREHRAKAICATCPVRQPCLDYAIRIREPHGIWGGLSELERKHLLAAGLS, from the coding sequence GTGAGCGCACTTGGGGTCGAGGAGTCCTGGCAGGTACGAGCCGCGTGCCGGGGCCCGCAGGCGGCGGTGTTCTTCCCGCCGGCGCACTTCGAGCGCAAGGAGGAGAAGCTGCACCGCGAGCACCGCGCCAAGGCCATCTGCGCGACGTGCCCGGTGCGCCAGCCGTGCCTGGACTACGCCATCCGCATCCGCGAGCCGCACGGGATCTGGGGCGGGCTGAGCGAGCTCGAGCGCAAGCACCTCCTGGCGGCCGGGCTGAGCTGA
- a CDS encoding NfeD family protein: MLRRLPRGLLAAVGIVLALAWAGPAAARQPAAGVVDVVEVTGLLDPVMVDFVERAIEDAAADGSVAVVLRVDSPGAVVGEDEVTGLLDAVDASPVPVTAWVGPSGAAAKGDAARLVLAAEVSGMAPGTRIGDLPAGTAGGLPPGLVEGTLPAAEAAEAGVVDLGPEEAPVVGDFVVELPGVESRVVDEGDERRREPVTTVRFAKLTPVDQLFHTVASPSVAYLLLASGLLLIVFELYTGGFGIAGAVGAGAAVLAAYGLDVLPTSPVGLGLVLFSMLAFAVDVQTGVPRVWTGIGTASFALGSLLLFDDPVSLSWVALVVGLLGVLLMVLGGIPAVVRSRFSTPTVGRQWMVGETGEAVTAIAPDGVVRVRGVPWRARTNRATPVDAGQPVRVASIEGLLLEVEPLEGAARDYRERRPATS; the protein is encoded by the coding sequence GTGCTGCGCAGACTACCCAGGGGCCTCCTGGCCGCCGTGGGGATCGTCCTCGCCCTGGCCTGGGCCGGCCCGGCCGCGGCCCGGCAGCCGGCGGCCGGCGTGGTCGACGTGGTCGAGGTCACCGGGCTGCTCGACCCGGTGATGGTCGACTTCGTCGAGCGGGCCATCGAGGACGCGGCGGCGGACGGCAGCGTGGCCGTGGTCCTGCGGGTGGACAGCCCGGGCGCCGTCGTCGGCGAGGACGAGGTGACCGGCCTGCTCGACGCCGTCGACGCCTCGCCCGTGCCGGTGACGGCCTGGGTGGGGCCGAGCGGCGCGGCCGCGAAGGGCGACGCCGCCCGGCTCGTGCTCGCCGCCGAGGTGTCGGGCATGGCCCCCGGGACGAGGATCGGCGACCTGCCGGCGGGCACGGCCGGCGGCCTGCCGCCCGGGCTGGTGGAGGGCACCCTGCCGGCGGCGGAGGCGGCCGAGGCCGGCGTGGTCGACCTCGGGCCGGAGGAGGCGCCCGTCGTCGGCGACTTCGTCGTGGAGCTGCCGGGGGTCGAGAGCCGGGTGGTGGACGAGGGCGACGAGCGCCGCCGGGAGCCGGTGACGACCGTGCGCTTCGCCAAGCTCACCCCGGTCGACCAGCTGTTCCACACCGTGGCGAGCCCGTCGGTGGCCTACCTGCTGCTCGCCAGCGGGCTGCTGCTGATCGTGTTCGAGCTGTACACGGGCGGGTTCGGCATCGCAGGGGCGGTCGGCGCCGGCGCCGCCGTGCTCGCCGCCTACGGGCTCGACGTGCTGCCCACGTCGCCGGTCGGCCTCGGCCTCGTCCTGTTCTCGATGCTGGCGTTCGCGGTCGACGTGCAGACCGGCGTGCCGCGGGTGTGGACCGGCATCGGCACCGCCTCGTTCGCGCTCGGCTCGCTGCTGCTCTTCGACGACCCCGTCTCGCTCTCGTGGGTGGCGCTCGTCGTCGGCCTGCTCGGCGTGCTGCTCATGGTCCTCGGCGGGATCCCGGCCGTCGTCCGCAGCCGGTTCTCGACCCCGACGGTCGGCCGGCAGTGGATGGTCGGCGAGACCGGGGAGGCCGTCACCGCCATCGCCCCCGACGGCGTCGTGCGGGTGCGGGGCGTGCCGTGGCGGGCCCGCACCAACCGCGCCACCCCGGTGGACGCCGGGCAGCCCGTCCGGGTGGCGTCGATCGAGGGCCTCCTGCTCGAGGTCGAGCCCCTCGAGGGCGCGGCCCGCGACTACCGAGAGCGGCGTCCGGCAACGTCCTGA
- a CDS encoding ArsA-related P-loop ATPase gives MRFFTASRLVIVAGKGGVGKTTVTAALARAAARAGLSTLIVEVEGKSGLPGLFGHSSLTYDEVVLSPGGGPDGAADVRARTLTPDEALLDYLHGHGLERISKRLVSSGALDVVATAAPGIRDILVLGKVKQLERSGTADLLVLDAPAAGHAITFLMSARGLLDAVRVGPIQAQASDVLDLLTDPSRCQVLLVTLPEETPVNELVETAYRLEDRVGVSLGPVVVNGVYPALRGLDGDPGALAEAAGVGLRAGEAEAMAAAAAFRRRRMALQEEQVARLAAELPLPQLRLPYLFTADLGPEHVDRLAGELTDQLAGVVELPTASTGT, from the coding sequence GTGCGGTTCTTCACCGCGTCCCGCCTCGTCATCGTGGCCGGGAAGGGCGGTGTGGGCAAGACGACGGTGACGGCCGCGCTGGCCAGGGCCGCCGCCCGCGCCGGGCTGTCGACCCTGATCGTCGAGGTCGAGGGCAAGAGCGGGCTGCCCGGCCTGTTCGGCCACTCGTCGCTCACCTACGACGAGGTGGTGCTGTCCCCCGGCGGCGGGCCCGACGGCGCCGCCGACGTGCGGGCCCGCACGCTCACCCCCGACGAGGCCCTGCTCGACTACCTCCACGGCCACGGGCTGGAGCGCATCTCCAAGCGGCTGGTGTCGAGCGGCGCGCTCGACGTCGTCGCCACCGCCGCGCCCGGCATCCGCGACATCCTCGTGCTCGGCAAGGTCAAGCAGCTGGAGCGGAGCGGGACGGCCGACCTGCTCGTCCTCGACGCCCCCGCCGCCGGCCACGCCATCACGTTCCTGATGTCGGCGAGGGGGCTGCTCGACGCCGTGCGGGTCGGGCCCATCCAGGCCCAGGCGAGCGACGTGCTCGACCTGCTCACCGACCCGTCGCGCTGCCAGGTCCTGCTCGTCACCCTGCCGGAGGAGACGCCGGTCAACGAGCTGGTGGAGACGGCCTACCGGCTGGAGGACCGGGTCGGGGTCAGCCTCGGCCCCGTGGTGGTCAACGGGGTCTACCCGGCGCTGCGCGGCCTCGACGGCGACCCCGGCGCGCTGGCCGAGGCGGCCGGGGTCGGGCTCCGCGCGGGCGAGGCGGAGGCGATGGCCGCGGCGGCCGCCTTCCGCCGCCGGCGCATGGCGCTCCAGGAGGAGCAGGTGGCCCGGCTGGCCGCCGAGCTCCCCCTCCCCCAGCTGCGGCTGCCGTACCTGTTCACCGCCGACCTCGGCCCCGAGCACGTCGACCGGCTGGCCGGGGAGCTGACCGACCAGCTGGCCGGCGTGGTCGAGCTGCCGACGGCCAGCACGGGGACGTGA
- a CDS encoding ArsA family ATPase, whose amino-acid sequence MSDRTALADLVATSGILVCCGSGGVGKTTTAAVLALEGARQGRQAVVVTIDPAKRLADALGLEGLSDTPSRIDGDWPGELWALMLDTKSTFDRLVVQHAEDEAQAERILSNRFYRNISGALSGTQEYMAMEKLYELHEERNFDLVVVDTPPSRNALDFLDAPRRLTAFLDHRLFRALMAPTRGLVRAVGFAAQAFFRTVSRVVGGEVVNDAVAFFQAFEGMEQGFRDRAERVLQLLSDPATAFVLVASPRRDTIEEARFFAGRLAEGGIPVRALVVNRVHPRFGDGLPEAARERARTLAARGGEAAEALAGLYANLADFRAVATAEERHLEGLAERVRPAPVVLVPFLGSDVHDLDGLAEVGRHLLG is encoded by the coding sequence GTGAGCGACCGGACGGCCCTCGCCGACCTGGTCGCCACCAGCGGCATCCTCGTGTGCTGCGGGTCGGGCGGGGTGGGCAAGACGACGACGGCGGCCGTGCTCGCCCTCGAGGGAGCCCGCCAGGGCCGCCAGGCGGTCGTCGTCACGATCGACCCGGCCAAGCGGCTGGCCGACGCGCTCGGCCTGGAGGGCCTGTCCGACACGCCGAGCCGCATCGACGGCGACTGGCCGGGCGAGCTGTGGGCGCTCATGCTCGACACGAAGAGCACCTTCGACCGCCTCGTCGTCCAGCACGCCGAGGACGAGGCCCAGGCCGAGCGCATCCTGTCGAACCGCTTCTACCGCAACATCTCCGGCGCCCTCTCCGGCACGCAGGAGTACATGGCCATGGAGAAGCTCTACGAGCTCCACGAGGAGCGGAACTTCGACCTGGTCGTGGTGGACACGCCGCCCAGCCGCAACGCCCTCGACTTCCTCGACGCCCCCCGCCGGCTGACCGCCTTCCTCGACCACCGGCTGTTCCGGGCGCTCATGGCCCCGACCAGGGGGCTCGTGCGGGCCGTGGGCTTCGCCGCCCAGGCCTTCTTCCGGACCGTGTCCCGGGTGGTCGGCGGCGAGGTGGTGAACGACGCCGTCGCCTTCTTCCAGGCCTTCGAGGGCATGGAGCAGGGGTTCAGGGACCGCGCCGAGCGGGTCCTCCAGCTCCTGTCCGACCCGGCCACCGCCTTCGTGCTCGTCGCCTCGCCCCGGCGGGACACGATCGAGGAGGCGAGGTTCTTCGCCGGCCGGCTGGCCGAGGGCGGCATCCCGGTGCGAGCGCTCGTCGTCAACCGGGTCCACCCCCGCTTCGGCGACGGCCTGCCCGAGGCGGCGCGGGAGCGGGCGCGGACCCTGGCGGCCCGGGGCGGGGAGGCGGCCGAGGCCTTGGCCGGGCTCTACGCCAACCTGGCCGACTTCCGGGCCGTCGCCACCGCCGAGGAGCGCCACCTGGAGGGGCTGGCGGAGCGGGTGCGGCCGGCGCCGGTCGTGCTCGTGCCGTTCCTCGGCTCCGACGTGCACGACCTCGACGGCCTGGCCGAGGTCGGCCGCCACCTGCTCGGCTGA